One genomic window of Aricia agestis chromosome 7, ilAriAges1.1, whole genome shotgun sequence includes the following:
- the LOC121728669 gene encoding uncharacterized protein LOC121728669 produces the protein MQGESDGDDASSYKSSSSKKRKIFDSPGDKYKPFQKPSYTRKYPDTTSNGEFIVFVEHCNKDTKIGNMNPLNLSKIFKNAKGVHERSRISARKIKIIFKQAALANDFLNAQFIQENNLRAYIPAASVERVGVVRYIPKEISNRELFEKISSDLDIIGVRRFMKKENNTFVPLNTITVTFSGTVLPQCIFLDGWRYKVHNYIPPVLQCFKCLLFNHSAKYCFNEQACSKCAENHSYKECTSEVLKCKNCGGNHLAISKECPIKASKIKKNISLRVNNSTYADITNNLTSFPPLTKANPQNVKIVPEKISAQDIINNQKILEAIISTIVSIGNSNEIKTTTHIKETFIKNFNK, from the coding sequence atgcaAGGTGAAAGCGATGGAGATGATGCAAGTAGTTACAAATCGTCTTCatcaaagaaaagaaaaattttcGACAGCCCAGGCGATAAGTATAAACCATTTCAAAAGCCTTCTTACACAAGAAAATATCCCGATACTACCTCCAATGGAGAATTCATAGTCTTCGTAGAGCATTGCAATAAAGACACCAAAATAGGGAATATGAACCCCctaaatttatcaaaaattttcaaaaatgctaAAGGGGTCCATGAAAGATCTAGAATAAGCGcccgcaaaataaaaataatattcaaacaaGCGGCACTAGCAAATGATTTCCTCAATGCCCAATTTATACAAGAGAATAACTTAAGAGCATATATCCCAGCTGCCTCTGTGGAAAGGGTTGGGGTAGTCAGGTACATTCCTAAAGAAATTAGCAATAGGGagttatttgaaaaaataagtaGTGATCTTGATATTATTGGTGTACGTAggtttatgaaaaaagaaaataatacatttgttCCGTTAAATACTATTACTGTTACTTTTTCTGGCACTGTATTACCACAATGCATTTTCTTAGATGGATGGAGATATAAGGTTCATAATTATATACCTCCAgttttacaatgttttaaatGCTTACTTTTCAATCACtctgcaaaatattgttttaatgaacAAGCATGTTCTAAATGTGCAGAGAATCATTCTTATAAAGAATGCACATCagaagttttaaaatgtaaaaactgtGGAGGTAATCACCTAGCTATTTCTAAGGAGTGTCCAATTAAGGCttctaaaattaagaaaaacataTCTTTGAGAGTTAATAATTCTACTTATGCAGacataacaaataatttaacatcTTTCCCACCTCTTACAAAAGCTAATcctcaaaatgttaaaattgttcCAGAAAAGATATCAGCCCAggacattattaataatcaaaaaattttaGAAGCCATAATAAGCACTATTGTAAGTATAGGAAATTCTAATGAGATTAAGACTACAACACATATTAAAGAAACattcattaaaaactttaataagtaa
- the LOC121728686 gene encoding uncharacterized oxidoreductase YrbE-like, with protein sequence MATKKFAGPSPYKLEVTYPEVDFRHTEYLNNVNTNTMGRAKKAPVVGAMFGLGRAGSIHLASIINNPRITLKYIVDDRKEKFADLKSYWNLSDDVTFLTSKESDRVFKDKAVNAVFVGSPTFTHHDIVVNAIANNKDVFCEKPIAESIEDTKKCYDTAKAKGRVLFAAFNRRFDPAYRSLKEQVRKGAVGHVQILKVTARDSPLPSVEYLKTSGGVFHDCLVHDFDMSCWVLGELPVRVQATASALIPEIKAIDDFDTIAFLLTFPSGAVAIGDNSRFSAYGYDQRLEVFGNKGMIKVENERPAHSTETVIGQEGIKLNPIYYSFPSRYKIAYQNELEHFLDVVQYGEPMDVTSWQTLAVSKIATAAEQSARTGKTVELDWTKDDIPAIYS encoded by the exons ATGGCGACCAAGAAGTTTGCTGGACCATCCCCTTACAAGCTGGAGGTTACGTATCCCGAAGTCGACTTCCGACACACCGA GTACCTGAACAATGTCAACACAAACACAATGGGTAGGGCCAAAAAAGCACCAGTAGTTGGTGCCATGTTCGGGCTCGGTCGCGCCGGCTCCATCCATTTGGCGAGCATCATCAACAACCCTCGCATCACACTTAAGTACATCGTCGACGACCGCAAGGAGAAGTTTGCGGACCTCAAGTCCTACTGGAACCTCAGCGATGACGTCACCTTTCTGACGTCTAAGGAGAGCGATCGCGTCTTCAAGGACAAAGC CGTCAACGCCGTGTTCGTTGGCTCCCCGACATTCACACACCACGATATCGTCGTCAACGCGATCGCTAACAACAAAgatgttttctgtgagaaaccCATCGCTGAAAGTATCGAAGATACGAAAAAGTGTTACGACACAGCCAAGGCTAAGGGACGAGTCCTGTTTGCCGCCTTCAACCGCAGGTTCGATCCGGCATACAGATCTCTGAAGGAACAAGTCAGGAAGGGAGCCGTTGGTCACGTCCAAATTCTCAAAGTTACAGCAAGAGACTCTCCATTGCCTTCTGTTGAATACTTAAAGACTTCAG GTGGCGTTTTCCATGACTGCTTGGTGCACGATTTTGATATGTCGTGCTGGGTTTTGGGAGAGTTGCCTGTCCGCGTGCAAGCGACGGCCTCGGCTTTGATTCCGGAAATCAAGGCCATCGATGACTTCGACACCATTGCCTTCCTCCTGACCTTCCCGTCTGGCGCTGTAGCCATCGGAGACAACAGCAGATTCAGTGCCTACGGGTACGACCAAAGACTCGAAGTCTTCGGAAACAAAG GTATGATTAAGGTTGAAAACGAGAGACCAGCTCACTCCACGGAAACGGTCATTGGACAAGAAGGCATTAAGCTGAACCCCATTTACTACTCCTTCCCCTCGCGCTACAAGATCGCGTACCAAAACGAACTTGAACATTTCTTGGATGTTGTTCAGT ATGGTGAACCTATGGACGTCACCAGCTGGCAAACCCTGGCCGTGAGCAAGATCGCCACGGCTGCTGAGCAGAGCGCCCGCACCGGCAAGACTGTAGAACTCGACTGGACCAAAGACGACATTCCCGCCATTTACTcttaa